From Lolium perenne isolate Kyuss_39 chromosome 5, Kyuss_2.0, whole genome shotgun sequence, a single genomic window includes:
- the LOC127302904 gene encoding protein ACCUMULATION AND REPLICATION OF CHLOROPLASTS 3, chloroplastic — translation MSGSVRGGGLVVLPVPPPLASTRHLAPSPRRRHRRAAPGVRAAAAAAAAAAAEGAPRPTEPVEVVGVGSRKDAVIDFCLGSRTLSSTPIRFWTVHADNSEVQFIQRRHGAEAVVRDLEPPLSLHPCPPALIIVASAGQEADQVAALELLSATKSADNLAASIFLKPFCFEGQRRQVEASDLIVKLQACSNFHIVIEADSLLETEVETLAEALESANNAVLSTISMISIMMSGYNQMFWSSPDAQIKEVGPEEVGKLLKCYGEARVGFGAGYNIQSAIKQAVLHCPFLREGIKELNNVVFLSITTSRVLAEGDMVSTLHMFRRVTGFTEDVIFSRNSEPDLEPKLIVVSLLTIRNNRVENVTSVKEGFLSSLALRFPFISSLMGGDTPELKEAWSNNSFNQPPDSGLSLAEQGLSKLSSASNFISEEMENVKPERESNNNNGRAHPEFQEANFESDGEINIDVGRVDLSSEKGHNFWSNAPAFAIAQLWAKERTTTDRGNRSNELDVITLPVGVKSPESQYDHSPTIQPGTRNATDSTSPATGNAASGPSLSDVGLEKVMEICSSAAALLKGRMDKSRKRGSAASRAASMLDAEREPEKTWSPVVEIQFGEGTYRGRCQEGVPEGKGRLTYTDGSFYDGLWRYGKRSGLGTLYYSNGDVFHGTWRDGLIHGKGWYYFHSGDRWFANFWKGKANGEGRFYAKDGSILFGHFQNGWRHGECLLIDVNGSRWLEVWNDGLLTERSKLKD, via the exons ATGTCGGGCTCAGTCCGGGGCGGCGGCCTGGTTGTACTCCCGGTCCCGCCGCCGCTCGCTTCAACGCGCCACCTCGCCCCGTCCCCGCGGAGGCGCCACcgccgcgccgcccccggggtccgcgcggcggcggcggcggcggcggcggcggcggcggagggtgccCCGCGGCCGACGGAGCCCGTCGAGGTGGTCGGCGTCGGGAGCCGGAAGGACGCCGTCATCGACTTCTGCCTGGGCTCCCGCACCCTCTCCTCCACCCCGATCCGCTTCTG GACAGTACATGCGGATAATTCCGAAGTACAGTTCATACAAAGAAGGCATGGTGCAG AGGCAGTAGTCAGAGACTTGGAACCTCCCTTATCTCTCCATCCATGCCCACCGGCGCTTATAATT GTTGCAAGTGCCGGACAGGAGGCTGATCAAGTTGCTGCACTGGAGCTTCTAAGTGCTACCAAATCTGCCGATAATCTTGCTGCATCAATATTTTTGAAGCCCTTTTGTTTCGAGGGACAAAGGCGGCAAGTAGAG GCATCTGATTTGATTGTTAAACTTCAAGCATGCTCAAACTTTCACATTG TTATTGAAGCTGATTCACTGCTTGAGACGGAAGTGGAGACCCTTGCTGAAGCTCTGGAAAGTGCAAATAATGCTGTCCTCTCAACTATTAGCATGATATCTATCATGATGTCG GGATATAATCAGATGTTCTGGAGCTCCCCTGATGCACAAATTAAGGAAGTTGGTCCGGAGGAAGTAGGCAAA CTACTCAAATGCTACGGGGAAGCTAGAGTTGGATTTGGTGCTGGCTATAATATTCAATCAGCTATTAAGCAAGCTGTTCTTCACTGTCCATTTCTTCGTGAAGGCATAAAG GAATTGAACAATGTGGTTTTCCTCTCCATTACAACTTCTCGGGTATTGGCTGAGGGTGACATGGTATCGACTCTACACATGTTTCGTCGAGTTACCGGGTTCACTGAGGATGTTATATTTTCTAGAAATTCTGAACCTGATTTAGAGCCGAAACTCATAGTAGTTTCTCTCCTAACAATTAG AAATAACCGTGTTGAAAATGTTACCTCGGTAAAGGAGGGGTTCCTTTCGAGCTTAGCTTTGCGTTTTCCTTTTATATCCTCTCTTATGGGAGGAGACACTCCAGagcttaaagaagcttggtcaaaTAACTCATTCAACCAACCGCCTGACAGTGGATTGAGTTTGGCAGAACAAGGATTGTCAAAACTTTCAAGTGCTTCTAATTTTATTTCTGAAGAGATGGAAAATGTCAAACCTGAAAG GGAATCTAATAACAACAACGGGAGAGCACATCCAGAGTTTCAAGAAGCTAATTTCGAATCTGATGGAGAAATTAATATAGATGTTGGCAGAG TGGATTTAAGTTCAGAGAAAGGGCATAATTTCTGGAGCAATGCCCCTGCCTTTGCTATTGCACAACTATGGGCTAAAGAGCGTACAACAACAGATAGAGGCAATCGAAGTAATGAGCTCGATGTTATCACTCTGCCTGTTGGTGTAAAATCTCCTGAATCTCAGTATGATCATTCTCCAACTATACAGCCTGGAACTCGTAATGCTACTGATAGCACATCGCCAGCTACTGGGAATGCTGCCTCTGGACCCTCACTTTCTGATGTTGGTTTGGAGAAAGTGATGGAGATATGTAGTTCCGCAGCAGCACTCCTAAAGGGCAGAATGGATAAATCTCGAAAACGTGGCTCAGCTGCCAGCCGAGCTGCATCAATGCTT GATGCAGAAAGAGAACCCGAAAAAACATGGAGCCCAGTAGTTGAAATACAGTTTGGAGAAGGAACTTACAGAGGAAGATGCCAAGAAGGTGTCCCTGAAGGAAAG GGACGCTTAACCTACACGGATGGCAGCTTTTATGATGGACTCTGGAGGTATGGCAAAAGATCCGGTTTGGGAACCCTTTATTACAGTAATGGTGATGTGTTTCATGGAACATGGAGGGATGGTCTAATTCATGGAAAG GGTTGGTACTACTTTCACAGTGGTGACCGTTGGTTCGCGAATTTTTGGAAGGGCAAGGCTAATGGCGAGGGAAGATTTTATGCCAAGGATGGGAGCATACTCTTTGGCCATTTTCAAAATGGATGGCGCCATGGGGAGTGCCTGTTGATAGATGTGAACGGATCAAG GTGGCTTGAAGTTTGGAATGATGGTCTACTTACTGAACGGAGTAAGCTGAAAGACTAG